Proteins found in one Hevea brasiliensis isolate MT/VB/25A 57/8 chromosome 18, ASM3005281v1, whole genome shotgun sequence genomic segment:
- the LOC110669185 gene encoding transcription termination factor MTERF2, chloroplastic translates to MMSSCPQHHHFRLCHRHNHSRNCNSIIVPSSTITISSSLHHQHHQPPQNPATSSPTDKPVLRTQNSKSSTALLHHLKQRSQLQNAISQEEKLRDAISPEEKVKLLEMTLVTKKRIPQFPGSIFPQFPTETKSPLQTLFQNGSEDSEDDDGGEDEAEMIMKALEIRRKVTAEIFKEAMKRKGKFGITYSTNLVDRLSDFIDFIMIEAAKLKRLPEFESSSFNIRAKTVIEDLNVVPLIRWLKHNGLPYPKIAKLICLSRGNLESITGRADWLKSIHVRGEFLGVVLTKAGDNILERSNEELAEIVEYLESNGVRRDWMGYVMSRCPQLLSYSMEEVKARVRFYLDMGMNEKDFGTMVFDYPRVLGYFTLEEMNQKVNYLKEFGVNNEEVGRLLAFKPQLMGCSIEERWKPLVKYLYYLGISRDGMRRMLTIKPIVFCVDLEETIVPKVRFFKDIGVRDDAIGKMLVKFPPLLTYSLYKKIRPVVIFLMTKAGVSERDIGKVIALGPELLGCSIVHKLDISVKYFLSLGIRHHQLGEMIADFPMLLRYNIDLLRPKYRYLRRTMVRPLQDLIEFPRFFSYSLDERIIPRHKVLVENQINFKLRYMLASSDEEFQTLVENAVERRRRFESGVINVALSTSPVVDDSSEEKNAFEHGVMVDAQTNPQVNDDPSDEEEISYFSDN, encoded by the exons ATGATGTCCTCCTGTCCACAGCACCACCACTTCCGCCTCTGCCACCGTCACAACCACAGCAGGAACTGTAATTCCATAATCGTTCCCTCTTCTACCATTACCATCTCCTCCTCCCTCCACCATCAACATCaccaaccacctcaaaacccGGCGACCTCGTCCCCTACTGATAAACCAGTCCTCCGGACCCAAAATTCCAAGTCCAGCACTGCCCTCCTCCACCACCTAAAACAACGAAGCCAACTTCAAAACGCAATATCACAAGAAGAGAAATTGCGGGATGCTATTTCACCAGAAGAGAAAGTGAAGCTTTTGGAAATGACCCTCGTCACTAAGAAACGAATCCCTCAGTTCCCTGGTTCAATTTTCCCCCAGTTCCCGACAGAAACCAAATCTCCTTTGCAAACCCTTTTTCAAAACGGAAGCGAAGACAGTGAAGACGACGATGGAGGAGAAGATGAAGCAGAAATGATAATGAAGGCGCTTGAGATACGTAGAAAAGTGACAGCAGAGATTTTCAAGGAAGCCATGAAGAGGAAAGGCAAGTTCGGAATAACGTATTCGACCAATTTGGTTGATAGATTGAGTGATTTTATTGACTTTATTATGATTGAGGCTGCGAAATTGAAGAGGTTGCCTGAGTTTGAGTCTTCGAGTTTCAATATTAGAGCTAAGACTGTTATTGAGGACTTGAACGTTGTCCCACTTATCAG gtGGCTGAAACACAATGGGTTGCCATATCCTAAGATTGCGAAGCTCATATGCTTGTCCAGAGGAAATCTAGAGTCCATTACAGGCCGGGCTGACTGGTTGAAGTCAATTCATGTCAGGGGAGAGTTTCTCGGGGTTGTGCTCACAAAAGCAGGGGATAACATTTTAGAACGCAGTAATGAAGAACTAGCTGAAATCGTTGAGTATTTAGAGAGCAATGGTGTGAGGAGGGATTGGATGGGCTATGTAATGAGTCGGTGTCCTCAATTATTGTCTTATAGCATGGAAGAAGTGAAAGCTCGAGTCAGGTTCTACTTGGATATGGGTATGAATGAGAAGGATTTTGGCACAATGGTCTTTGATTATCCTAGGGTGCTTGGCTATTTTACCCTGGAAGAGATGAACCAAAAG GTTAATTATCTGAAGGAGTTTGGCGTCAATAATGAAGAAGTTGGGAGATTACTTGCATTTAAGCCACAATTGATGGGTTGTAGCATTGAGGAAAGGTGGAAGCCTCTTGTTAAGTATTTATACTACCTTGGAATCTCTCGAGATGGTATGAGGAGAATGCTTACCATTAAACCAATAGTTTTCTGTGTTGATTTGGAAGAGACTATAGTGCCAAAG GTGCGTTTTTTTAAGGACATAGGTGTTAGAGATGACGCCATTGGCAAAATGCTTGTAAAATTTCCACCATTACTAACATACAGCCTCTACAAGAAAATCCGGCCAGTG GTCATATTCTTGATGACAAAAGCTGGTGTTAGTGAGAGGGATATTGGTAAGGTGATAGCTTTGGGACCAGAGCTCTTGGGATGCAGCATAGTGCATAAGCTTGATATCAGCGTGAAATATTTTCTGTCACTGGGCATACGCCATCATCAATTGGGTGAGATGATTGCTGATTTTCCCATGCTACTACGTTACAATATAGACCTCCTCCGCCCTAAGTATCGTTACTTGAGGCGAACCATGGTCCGGCCTTTGCAGGATCTCATTGAGTTTCCAAG GTTCTTCAGCTATTCTCTAGACGAACGGATAATTCCAAGGCACAAAGTTCTAGTGGAGAATCAAATCAATTTTAAACTGCGCTACATGTTAGCTAGCAGTGATGAAGAATTTCAAACTTTGGTCGAGAATGCTGTTGAAAGGCGGCGGAGATTTGAATCTGGTGTAATCAATGTCGCTCTCTCGACATCTCCAGTAGTTGATGACTCTTCAGAAGAGAAGAACGCATTTGAGCATGGTGTCATGGTTGATGCTCAAACTAATCCTCAGGTAAACGATGACCCTTCAGATGAGGAAGAAATTAGTTATTTTTCTGATAATTAA